CTCGAAGGGAGGAATCTGGATGCGTGTCCCCACGCTTCCGTTCCACTCCGTCTCGATGCCGTGGCGGGCGAGCGTCTCACGGACCTCGCGGGCGATGGCGAGGCTCGCCTCGTCGTGCCGCGCCGGGTCCTCCTCGAAGGCCCCGAAGGCGAGCATGAGGCCCACGCCCAGCACGCCGCGCTCGACGTCCTGGCCATGGAAGAAGGTGGCGCCCCGGATGGGCTCGAAGCGCTTCTCGGCGGCGTCCTTCGCCACGCTCCAGCCATCCGACAGGGTGTAACCCGCGTTCTGCAGCGCGAGGATGCCCTGGCGGGTGAGCTCCTCGAAGGCGCGGTCGAGCGCGTCGTTCACCGTGGGCTCGGTCCAGCTGGCCTCCTCCACACGGTGCTCCTCGAGCCGGCGCCGGGTGTACTCAAGGAGTTGCTCCACTTGAGCGCCGTCACGCAGCTCGTGCCTCGCGAGCTCCTCGATGGAGGCGAGCACCTGCTTGTCGTTCTGGTAGCCCCCCAGCACCGCCGCCTCCACCTGCTCGCGGAGGTATGCGCGAAGATCGTCGTCCGTCGACATGGGTGGAGAGTCTATCCCGACGCGCGCTCCAGAGCGTG
The sequence above is drawn from the Archangium gephyra genome and encodes:
- a CDS encoding DUF6891 domain-containing protein; translation: MSTDDDLRAYLREQVEAAVLGGYQNDKQVLASIEELARHELRDGAQVEQLLEYTRRRLEEHRVEEASWTEPTVNDALDRAFEELTRQGILALQNAGYTLSDGWSVAKDAAEKRFEPIRGATFFHGQDVERGVLGVGLMLAFGAFEEDPARHDEASLAIAREVRETLARHGIETEWNGSVGTRIQIPPFEWRKRRQSPRARRTPTPPADTGSLVERVLRNVMQEEGLSQEQAIAALESFILEEALKHYGEDRRLEAHYDPEKGVVELYQALTVVERLDDDPAVAANQRLLEPVRQRGMDVEPGDELIFQIFYRPEDAPESHAQDSQYGELLELKTFGRFLRWSARALREGLLAHSR